From a single Lolium rigidum isolate FL_2022 chromosome 7, APGP_CSIRO_Lrig_0.1, whole genome shotgun sequence genomic region:
- the LOC124674386 gene encoding uncharacterized protein LOC124674386 isoform X1 has product MVDMNSDHIFEVPDTPDRIQQPTCPVSSSAATRGITAVNIFEVPDTPDRVQLPKYPVSSSAATRGITRMRGDPSPNRIMKFKIKNYSSNQGQSSRGSATGELRAPLATGDLFKQAEVARLLPEAKQSPPKLDRATGKSVVNGYGARTLGLGQSSSISNNMISGAGVSGNSCQIREGKFSHRDASRRNMDFLGVGSSLPTMPVGKPQNRAKSSTSNGLKEAVGTDDFSQSSPTGDKREAVNFKGTAGLSSLTPCDVPNKHVGQRKWVRNGFISPSNIVQRNLKADEKQEMCSTSGVLHRPDPRADVSHEGNIIDLTDSPTVTRKGNTATDRLITRNVGSLVPQGANQASSSNCSEGFNNKGKEIIHDLMHTERSGEDNTMRVCPRGVVDSSVVNGDISGISSQQGWRRTHNHTSKLSRSLLDTMTTSCGIESGSSGPSNQGHETAVGDSNNSFSAATTTRSTSGTTKISKGKRKLTSSSYYPGDSSSSLHEHSGSCLASSDTTAGRNHTTVCHDTPVIDIDNLYSPEVRPHLRGNHHGTSIGPNISAQLEADEMLARQLQEQLYNETPRVAPREDIDAIVAMSLQHEEDAVRTSRPVRRFQNETPRVAPREDIDAIVAMSLQHEEDAVRTSRPVRRFQNDTRAARASRSSAAQRAIRARYETAISDMRNAAPITLGLRAMIPGYPGLRIQPNIDLNDYDALLALDENNHQHTGASESQINNLPQSVFQSASTEEPCAVCLENPSVGDTIRTLPCFHKFHKDCIDEWLRRKKLCPVCKCGITRS; this is encoded by the exons ATGGTTGACATGAACTCTGATCACATTTTTGAGGTTCCTGACACTCCCGACCGAATACAGCAGCCAACATGCCCTGTATCTAGCTCAGCTGCTACGAGAGGCATTACAGCAGTCAACATTTTTGAGGTTCCTGACACTCCTGACCGAGTACAGCTGCCAAAATACCCTGTATCGAGCTCAGCTGCTACGAGAGGCATTACAAGGATGCGTGGAGATCCTTCACCGAACCGCATAATGAAATTTAAGATCAAGAATTATTCCTCCAACCAGGGTCAATCAAGTAGAGGGAGCGCAACTGGTGAACTGCGTGCACCCTTAGCAACCGGGGATTTGTTTAAACAAGCTGAAGTGGCACGGTTGTTGCCAGAAGCAAAACAATCCCCACCAAAATTAGATAGGGCTACTGGAAAATCTGTTGTGAATGGCTATGGGGCTCGCACTCTTGGTTTGGGTCAGAGCAGCAGCATTTCAAACAACATGATATCGGGCGCTGGAGTAAGCGGCAATAGCTGCCAAATCAGAGAAGGGAAGTTTAGTCATCGAGATGCAAGCCGTCGGAACATGGACTTTCTTGGTGTGGGATCAAGTCTTCCTACTATGCCAGTGGGAAAACCACAGAACAGAGCAAAAAGTAGCACCTCTAATGGACTGAAGGAAGCAGTAGGTACTGATGATTTTTCACAATCGAGTCCCACTGGGGACAAAAGGGAAGCGGTCAATTTCAAGGGTACAGCAGGGCTCTCAAGTCTTACACCATGTGATGTTCCTAATAAACATGTGGGACAAAGAAAGTGGGTGCGGAATGGTTTTATTTCTCCCTCTAACATAGTCCAAAGAAATCTAAAAGCTGATGAAAAGCAGGAAATGTGCTCTACAAGTGGAGTCTTACACCGGCCAGATCCTCGGGCTGATGTTTCCCATGAAGGAAATATAATTGATCTTACGGATTCACCAACAGTAACAAGGAAAGGAAACACAGCAACTGATCGGTTGATCACCAGAAATGTGGGGAGTCTAGTTCCACAGGGTGCAAATCAAGCAAGCAGCAGTAATTGTTCTGAAGGTTTTAACAACAAAGGCAAAGAAATTATCCATGATCTCATGCACACCGAACGGTCTGGAGAGGATAATACAATGAG GGTTTGTCCAAGAGGTGTAGTAGATTCTTCTGTTGTAAACGGTGATATTTCTGGCATAAGTTCTCAGCAAGGTTGGCGAAGAACACATAATCACACTAGTAAGTTATCCAGGTCATTATTGGATACGATGACCACTAGTTGTGGAATAGAATCTGGATCTTCTGGACCATCTAATCAGGGTCATGAAACTGCAGTAGGAGACAGCAATAACTCATTTAGTGCAGCAACAACTACACGGTCAACAAGTGGGACTACAAAGATCAGTAAAGGAAAGAGGAAACTCACCTCAAGTTCCTATTATCCTGGTGATAGCTCTAGTTCTCTTCATGAACATAGTGGTTCATGTCTTGCATCTTCAGACACAACAGCTGGCAGAAATCATACCACAGTTTGTCACGATACTCCTGTAATAGATATTGATAACCTATATTCCCCTGAAGTTAGACCTCATTTGAGGGGCAACCATCATGGAACCTCGATTGGTCCTAACATAAGTGCACAGTTGGAGGCTGATGAAATGTTGGCTCGGCAACttcaggagcagctttacaatgaAACACCACGTGTTGCTCCTAGAGAAGAC ATTGATGCAATTGTGGCAATGTCACTTCAACATGAAGAAGATGCAGTGCGGACATCCAGACCCGTAAGGAGGTTTCAAAATGAAACACCACGTGTTGCTCCTAGAGAAGAT ATTGATGCAATCGTGGCAATGTCACTTCAACATGAAGAAGATGCAGTGCGGACATCCAGACCCGTAAGGAGGTTTCAAAATGATACT AGAGCTGCAAGAGCATCCCGCTCGAGTGCTGCTCAGCGTGCGATCAGGGCTAGATATGAGACGGCAATTTCTGATATGCGGAATGCGGCTCCAATAACTTTGGGACTG AGGGCTATGATTCCTGGATATCCTGGATTGCGTATTCAACCTAATATTGATTT AAATGATTACGACGCGCTACTTGCATTAGATGAGAATAACCACCAGCACACTGGTGCTTCAGAAAGTCAGATCAATAACTTGCCACAGTCGGTATTTCAG TCAGCTAGCACTGAAGAGCCTTGCGCAGTATGCCTCGAGAATCCCTCTGTTGGAGATACCATCCGCACTTTGCCATGCTTTCATAAGTTCCATAAAGAT TGCATCGACGAATGGCTGAGAAGGAAGAAACTCTGCCCAGTTTGCAAGTGCGGGATTACAAGAAGTTAG
- the LOC124674386 gene encoding uncharacterized protein LOC124674386 isoform X2 — protein sequence MVDMNSDHIFEVPDTPDRIQQPTCPVSSSAATRGITAVNIFEVPDTPDRVQLPKYPVSSSAATRGITRMRGDPSPNRIMKFKIKNYSSNQGQSSRGSATGELRAPLATGDLFKQAEVARLLPEAKQSPPKLDRATGKSVVNGYGARTLGLGQSSSISNNMISGAGVSGNSCQIREGKFSHRDASRRNMDFLGVGSSLPTMPVGKPQNRAKSSTSNGLKEAVGTDDFSQSSPTGDKREAVNFKGTAGLSSLTPCDVPNKHVGQRKWVRNGFISPSNIVQRNLKADEKQEMCSTSGVLHRPDPRADVSHEGNIIDLTDSPTVTRKGNTATDRLITRNVGSLVPQGANQASSSNCSEGFNNKGKEIIHDLMHTERSGEDNTMRVCPRGVVDSSVVNGDISGISSQQGWRRTHNHTSKLSRSLLDTMTTSCGIESGSSGPSNQGHETAVGDSNNSFSAATTTRSTSGTTKISKGKRKLTSSSYYPGDSSSSLHEHSGSCLASSDTTAGRNHTTVCHDTPVIDIDNLYSPEVRPHLRGNHHGTSIGPNISAQLEADEMLARQLQEQLYNETPRVAPREDIDAIVAMSLQHEEDAVRTSRPVRRFQNDTRAARASRSSAAQRAIRARYETAISDMRNAAPITLGLRAMIPGYPGLRIQPNIDLNDYDALLALDENNHQHTGASESQINNLPQSVFQSASTEEPCAVCLENPSVGDTIRTLPCFHKFHKDCIDEWLRRKKLCPVCKCGITRS from the exons ATGGTTGACATGAACTCTGATCACATTTTTGAGGTTCCTGACACTCCCGACCGAATACAGCAGCCAACATGCCCTGTATCTAGCTCAGCTGCTACGAGAGGCATTACAGCAGTCAACATTTTTGAGGTTCCTGACACTCCTGACCGAGTACAGCTGCCAAAATACCCTGTATCGAGCTCAGCTGCTACGAGAGGCATTACAAGGATGCGTGGAGATCCTTCACCGAACCGCATAATGAAATTTAAGATCAAGAATTATTCCTCCAACCAGGGTCAATCAAGTAGAGGGAGCGCAACTGGTGAACTGCGTGCACCCTTAGCAACCGGGGATTTGTTTAAACAAGCTGAAGTGGCACGGTTGTTGCCAGAAGCAAAACAATCCCCACCAAAATTAGATAGGGCTACTGGAAAATCTGTTGTGAATGGCTATGGGGCTCGCACTCTTGGTTTGGGTCAGAGCAGCAGCATTTCAAACAACATGATATCGGGCGCTGGAGTAAGCGGCAATAGCTGCCAAATCAGAGAAGGGAAGTTTAGTCATCGAGATGCAAGCCGTCGGAACATGGACTTTCTTGGTGTGGGATCAAGTCTTCCTACTATGCCAGTGGGAAAACCACAGAACAGAGCAAAAAGTAGCACCTCTAATGGACTGAAGGAAGCAGTAGGTACTGATGATTTTTCACAATCGAGTCCCACTGGGGACAAAAGGGAAGCGGTCAATTTCAAGGGTACAGCAGGGCTCTCAAGTCTTACACCATGTGATGTTCCTAATAAACATGTGGGACAAAGAAAGTGGGTGCGGAATGGTTTTATTTCTCCCTCTAACATAGTCCAAAGAAATCTAAAAGCTGATGAAAAGCAGGAAATGTGCTCTACAAGTGGAGTCTTACACCGGCCAGATCCTCGGGCTGATGTTTCCCATGAAGGAAATATAATTGATCTTACGGATTCACCAACAGTAACAAGGAAAGGAAACACAGCAACTGATCGGTTGATCACCAGAAATGTGGGGAGTCTAGTTCCACAGGGTGCAAATCAAGCAAGCAGCAGTAATTGTTCTGAAGGTTTTAACAACAAAGGCAAAGAAATTATCCATGATCTCATGCACACCGAACGGTCTGGAGAGGATAATACAATGAG GGTTTGTCCAAGAGGTGTAGTAGATTCTTCTGTTGTAAACGGTGATATTTCTGGCATAAGTTCTCAGCAAGGTTGGCGAAGAACACATAATCACACTAGTAAGTTATCCAGGTCATTATTGGATACGATGACCACTAGTTGTGGAATAGAATCTGGATCTTCTGGACCATCTAATCAGGGTCATGAAACTGCAGTAGGAGACAGCAATAACTCATTTAGTGCAGCAACAACTACACGGTCAACAAGTGGGACTACAAAGATCAGTAAAGGAAAGAGGAAACTCACCTCAAGTTCCTATTATCCTGGTGATAGCTCTAGTTCTCTTCATGAACATAGTGGTTCATGTCTTGCATCTTCAGACACAACAGCTGGCAGAAATCATACCACAGTTTGTCACGATACTCCTGTAATAGATATTGATAACCTATATTCCCCTGAAGTTAGACCTCATTTGAGGGGCAACCATCATGGAACCTCGATTGGTCCTAACATAAGTGCACAGTTGGAGGCTGATGAAATGTTGGCTCGGCAACttcaggagcagctttacaatgaAACACCACGTGTTGCTCCTAGAGAAGAC ATTGATGCAATCGTGGCAATGTCACTTCAACATGAAGAAGATGCAGTGCGGACATCCAGACCCGTAAGGAGGTTTCAAAATGATACT AGAGCTGCAAGAGCATCCCGCTCGAGTGCTGCTCAGCGTGCGATCAGGGCTAGATATGAGACGGCAATTTCTGATATGCGGAATGCGGCTCCAATAACTTTGGGACTG AGGGCTATGATTCCTGGATATCCTGGATTGCGTATTCAACCTAATATTGATTT AAATGATTACGACGCGCTACTTGCATTAGATGAGAATAACCACCAGCACACTGGTGCTTCAGAAAGTCAGATCAATAACTTGCCACAGTCGGTATTTCAG TCAGCTAGCACTGAAGAGCCTTGCGCAGTATGCCTCGAGAATCCCTCTGTTGGAGATACCATCCGCACTTTGCCATGCTTTCATAAGTTCCATAAAGAT TGCATCGACGAATGGCTGAGAAGGAAGAAACTCTGCCCAGTTTGCAAGTGCGGGATTACAAGAAGTTAG
- the LOC124671585 gene encoding protein JASON-like: MGCFRACFGGGGDRRKSRRRSPARLPPRPDHVAPVGKVSSPADVVVKEAAPPSPAASALEPPPLLVEAAAEEAVTAASSGTEQRESSEQKTLTSPPLTVDVEEEVVTGAGPGRELRQWSESKGSPARSLPQEKTVTPPLSPVRCAPVAAPVVSAADTELGDAGEEDSRSGGKKKVTFDMNVTTYEDTSLPPDEEGELSEPAKCAKDEDTEQTQKSVVLPENHRYGNCTDSEDDEDEYAEDGNYGDDSEAEEDFVDCKIDLVDEEEARAVENTEESHESLFSLPMSNDRQNDLEVSSPVPKSSVTPAQEESPLIHGNNHRDRSQYVRPVLNPVQNLSQWKEVKAQAGPVKKLYKENVNSVPDAGASLSCKVAKQTKMGPSNSGKGEVSVDASLSTWLVSSDNSTVDKAQSKSPRSVSSVCREERPVLGALTVDDLKQSSATPSPCRSPSHNREEVPILGTVGSYWSSTKQGNEYCSSRSDSGSTGIPNTTSKYREDRRVNWHSTPFNVRLDKALKKSSA, from the exons ATGGGCTGCTTCCGCGcctgcttcggcggcggcggcgaccgtcggAAGTCGCGGAGGCGGTCGCCGGCGAGGCTCCCGCCGCGCCCGGACCAT GTCGCTCCGGTCGGCAAGGTCTCGTCGCCAGCAGATGTGGTGGTGAAGGAGGCGGCGCCGCCATCGCCAGCTGCGAGCGCTttggagccgccgccgctgctcgtggaggccgcggcggaggaggccgtcACTGCCGCGAGCTCCGGAACGGAGCAGAG GGAGTCGAGTGAGCAGAAAACTTTGACATCACCACCGCTGACAGTGGAtgttgaggaggaggtggtcaCTGGCGCAGGCCCTGGAAGAGAGCTGAG GCAGTGGAGTGAGAGCAAGGGATCGCCTGCGCGCTCTTTGCCGCAGGAGAAGACGGTCACACCACCTCTCTCCCCAGTGAGATGTGCCCCCGTGGCAGCACCGGTTGTTTCAGCTGCTGATACAGAATTGGG GGATGCTGGTGAAGAGGATAGTCGCAGCGGTGGCAAGAAGAAGGTAACATTcgacatgaatgtcacaacatacGAAGATACATCGCTACCACCTGATGAAGAAGGGGAACTTTCAGAACCTGCTAAGTGCGCGAAAGATGAAGACACAGAACAGACGCAGAAGAGTGTTGTGCTGCCAGAGAATCATCGGTATGGGAATTGCACAGACAGTGAAGACGACGAAGATGAGTACGCTGAGGATGGCAACTATGGTGATGACAGTGAAGCGGAGGAGGATTTCGTGGACTGCAAGATTGACTTAGTGGATGAGGAGGAAGCGAGagctgtggagaacacggaggaGTCTCATGAGTCCCTATTCTCACTGCCAATGTCTAATGATCGTCAGAATGACCTAGAAGTCAGCAGCCCTGTACCCAAGAGCAGTGTTACCCCTGCACAGGAAGAAAGCCCTTTAATCCACGGGAACAACCACCGTGATAGGAGCCAGTACGTCCGTCCTGTGTTGAACCCAGTTCAGAATCTGTCACAGTGGAAGGAAGTTAAGGCCCAAGCAGGACCAGTTAAAAAGTTGTACAAGGAGAATGTGAACTCGGTGCCAGATGCTGGTGCAAGCCTTAGTTGTAAGGTTGCAAAGCAGACGAAGATGGGCCCTAGCAACTCTGGCAAGGGAGAAGTTTCTGTAGATGCAAGCCTCTCTACGTGGTTAGTTTCTTCAGATAACTCAACAGTTGACAAGGCCCAAAGTAAATCCCCCCGCTCCGTTTCCTCCGTATGCAGAGAAGAAAGGCCTGTCCTGGGTGCTTTGACTGTTGATGACCTTAAGCAATCGTCAGCTACGCCATCTCCATGTAGGTCTCCAAGCCATAACCGTGAAGAGGTGCCGATCTTGGgtacggtgggaagttactggagTAGCACAAAACAGGGTAATGAGTACTGTTCTTCAAGGTCTGATTCAGGAAGTACTGGAATCCCCAATACAACCAGCAAATACAGAGAG GATAGAAGGGTGAATTGGCACTCGACTCCCTTTAATGTCAGGCTGGATAAAGCTCTGAAGAAATCTTCTGCATGA